Proteins co-encoded in one Coregonus clupeaformis isolate EN_2021a chromosome 17, ASM2061545v1, whole genome shotgun sequence genomic window:
- the LOC121586324 gene encoding histone-lysine N-methyltransferase SETDB1-B has protein sequence MDSGDDEMEMTVGELQGWIQEEVENQNLVKLRRTQLAQMQNLVQRKEKQALCTRSLFNTACESVVECETVMKDLYSKLGMEYRDTDSEDEGVGQQSVIEIDDGDADRNDNTMATDSVAASESAPEGVPATDSDTENYNDMADYMESMPSSPAVTNPFVTVTVAPNEASNSSDTPATPLAQSDSEPPSPQEDSGDEYTPSKSKKISTKRPESSKRGRRRKGEGKRRESARTKHQVVSYRKDSPLAPTKPRAGDSSALTKQQNSSKGGTASPPKSQEPGKSEKSAAKPQEASKSGSNAPSKPQEARKETSTPFVVTSVSQAPTHAPNPATQPPPGLTEEEIKTDMMVLARRRTKTWHPGKITEIKPTENGSRYKVDFSEKGRSMLSGHHIAFDHTASLERLYVGVRVVAKFKDADQSWFYSGILAELPNRKNRMRFLVFFDDGTPSYVGLPDLHIVCRPLPEVWEDIEDEANREFIKDYIKVYPNPPMAQYRPGQPINVEFEGIQRRTEVEQIDCSLLCVVFKDDEHKEWVYRGSLRLEHMANMKKRVEEAKDKPAMTRPSTGGAVSNTTTIHQTSTAAANKPHVSPSSTVIPAQVTSNNVSQGQPAAGKQSAPLGRPYGQDRTTDKESSVITAKGSVTFTPHRCCPACLNCIRSKVEAKHRGRNPLLVPLLCEFRRMKGRRRVNNKTYFHIFYRSPCGLSLSNMTAVQDYLQQTRCDFLFLDMFCLDPFVSVTTTHQPRPYKINIPDLTLGRENQPLSCINELNNIRPPSVIYNKQRVAASGVSLNTSSDFLMGCDCTDGCRDRSACSCHQLTVQATALLPAGPEDVNAGYTHKRLEKRLSTGIYECNALCRCDPRVCSNRVVQHGLQLRLQLFMTVGKSWGIRCLDDIAKGTFICTYTGIIMNKKSLSTEGNMYVVNLNHIEGAESKEGYESEVRYSDNESGSEEEPIEEDNSEHDDHCDGGDDEEEEGNHDKEHLRIKKNSYDEEEPSDYEDNYEDKDYDVSEDDGGSDDDFRHKVSSMERSYITRRHAKILQEDPAKKSGSDAKPSDQQDGTAAGNDKEASNATRRFFDGEESCYVIDAKLEGNVGRYLNHSCHPNLFAQNVFVDTHDLRFPWVAFFANKRIRAGTELAWDYKCELGVKRSSRVLNCRCDPECREKL, from the exons ATGGACAGTGGGGATGATGAAATGGAGATGACCGTGGGGGAGCTTCAGGGCTGGAtacaggaggaggtggagaatcAAAACTTGGTGAAACTCAGGAGGACCCAGCTGGCCCAGATGCAGAACCTAGTGCAGCGGAAGGAGAAGCAGGCCCTCTGCACCCGCAGCCTTTTCAACACCGCCTGCGA GTCTGTGGTGGAGTGTGAGACCGTTATGAAGGATCTGTACAGCAAACTGGGCATGGAGTACAGAGACACAGACTCTGAAGATGAAGGAGTGGGCCAGCAAAGCGTCATCGAGATCGATGATGGGGATGCGGACAGAAACGACAACACCATGGCCACAGACAGTG TTGCTGCTTCCGAATCTGCTCCTGAAGGAGTCCCAGCTACAGACAGTGACACAGAAAAT TACAATGACATGGCAGATTACATGGAGAGCATGCCATCCTCTCCAGCTGTGACCAACCCTTTTGTGACTGTAACTGTTGCCCCAAATGAAGCCTCAAACTCTAGTGATACTCCAGCAACTCCCCTTGCTCAATCAGATTCTGAACCACCAAGTCCACAAGAAGACAGTGGTGATGAGTATACTCCGTCAAAATCAAAAAAGATCTCAACAAAACGTCCCGAGTCCAGCAAACGTGGACGGCGGAGAAAAGgtgaagggaagagaagagaatctGCCCGAACCAAGCATCAAGTTGTGTCCTACAGGAAAGACTCGCCTCTTGCCCCTACAAAGCCCAGAGCAGGTGACTCCTCTGCATTGACGAAACAGCAGAACTCAAGCAAAGGTGGCACAGCTTCCCCACCAAAATCACAAGAGCCCGGCAAGAGTGAGAAATCTGCTGCCAAACCACAAGAGGCCAGCAAAAGTGGTTCCAATGCCCCATCAAAACCACAAGAGGCCAGAAAAG AAACGTCCACTCCGTTTGTGGTGACCAGCGTGTCACAGGCTCCGACCCATGCACCCAACCCTGCCACTCAGCCACCCCCTGGCCTCACAGAGGAGGAGATCAAGACTGACATGATGGTCCTGGCCAGGAGGAGGACCAAGACCTGGCACCCAGGCAAGATTACAGAAATCAAACCAACAG AGAATGGAAGCAGGTATAAGGTGGACTTTAGCGAGAAGGGGAGGAGCATGCTGTCAGGACACCACATAGCCTTTGACCACACTGCTTCGCTGGAGCGGCTGTACgtgggtgtgcgtgtggtggCCAAGTTCAAAGACGCCGACCAGTCCTGGTTCTACTCTGGCATTCTGGCTGAGCTCCCCAACCGAAAGAACCGCATGAG GTTCCTGGTCTTTTTTGATGACGGCACACCTTCCTATGTTGGCTTGCCGGATCTTCACATTGTTTGCAGACCAC TGCCAGAGGTGTGGGAGGACATAGAGGATGAGGCCAACAGGGAGTTCATCAAGGATTACATCAAGGTGTATCCCAACCCGCCCATGGCCCAGTACAGACCAGGCCAGCCCATCAACGTGGAGTTTGAGGGgatccagaggaggacggaagtaGAGCAGATCGACTGCAGCTTGTTGTGTGTTGTCTTCAAG GATGACGAACATAAGGAATGGGTGTACCGAGGCTCTTTGCGTCTGGAGCATATGGCCAACATGAAGAAACGTGTTGAGGAGGCAAAGGATAAACCAGCAATGACACGGCCCAGCACTG GGGGAGCAGTTTCGAATACTACTACTATCCACCAGACTAGCACGGCCGCTGCCAACAAACCTCACGTCAGCCCCTCGTCAACAGTTATACCAGCGCAAGTCACTTCCAACAATGTCAGCCAGGGCCAACCAGCTGCTGGTAAACAGTCAGCACCCTTAGG GAGGCCCTACGGCCAGGATCGTACAACCGACAAGGAGTCGTCTGTCATCACAGCTAAAGGTTCGGTCACCTTCACCCCCCACCGTTGCTGCCCGGCCTGCCTGAACTGCATCAGGTCAAAGGTGGAGGCCAAGCACCGTGGACGCAACCCGCTGCTCGTCCCCCTGCTCTGTGAGTTCCGCCGCATGAAGGGCCGCCGCCGGGTCAATAACAAG ACGTATTTCCACATCTTCTACCGGTCTCCGTGTGGCCTCAGCCTGAGCAACATGACTGCGGTGCAGGACTACCTTCAACAGACCCGCTGTGACTTCCTCTTCCTGGACATGTTCTGCCTGGACCCCTTTGTGTCTGTGACCACCACCCACCAGCCCCGGCCCTACAAGATCAACATCCCAGACCTGACGCTGGGCAGAGAGAACCAGCCGCTGTCCTGCATCAACGAGCTTAACAACATCCGGCCACCCTCTGTGATCTACAACAAGCAGCGCGTGGCAGCCAGTGGGGTCTCCCTCAACACCAGCTCTGACTTTCTGATGGGCTGCGACTGCACCGACGGCTGCAGGGACAG GTCGGCATGCTCCTGTCACCAGCTGACCGTCCAGGCCACAGCCCTGTTGCCAGCGGGCCCTGAGGACGTTAACGCTGGCTACACACACAAGAGGCTGGAGAAACGCCTCTCCACAGG TATATATGAGTGCAACGCACTGTGCCGCTGTGACCCACGGGTGTGCTCTAACCGGGTGGTGCAGCACGGCCTTCAGCTGCGGCTACAGCTCTTCATGACCGTGGGGAAGAGCTGGGGAATCCGCTGCCTGGATGACATTGCCAAGGGCACCTTCATCTGCACCTACACTG GGATAATCATGAACAAGAAGAGTTTGAGCACAGAGGGCAACATGTACGTGGTCAACCTGAACCACATAGAGGGAGCTGAGAGCAAGGAGGGTTACGAGAGTGAGGTCCGCTACTCCGACAATGAGTCAG gtTCAGAAGAAGAACCCATAGAAGAAGACAACAGTGAACATGATGATCACTGTGATGGAGGtgatgatgaggaagaggagggaaacCACGATAAAGAGCATCTACGTATAAAGAAGAACTCGTATGATGAAGAAGAACCCAGTGACTATGAGGACAATTATGAGGACAAGGATTACGATGTCAGTGAAGATGATGGTGGCTCTGATGATGACTTCAGGCACAAAGTCTCCTCTATGGAGAGGAGCTACATCACCCGCAGGCATGCCAAAATACTACAGGAGG ACCCAGCGAAGAAATCGGGCTCTGATGCCAAACCTTCTGACCAGCAGGATGGTACAGCAGCGGGAAATGACAAGGAGGCCTCAAATGCCACTAGGCGTTTCTTTGATGGCGAGGAGTCATGCTACGTCATCGATGCAAAGCTGGAGGGGAATGTGGGTCGCTACCTCAAT CATAGCTGCCACCCAAACCTGTTTGCGCAGAATGTTTTTGTGGACACACATGACCTTCGATTCCCCTGGGTGGCCTTCTTTGCCAACAA GCGCATCAGAGCTGGTACAGAGCTGGCGTGGGATTATAAATGTGAGCTTGGTGTGAAAAGGTCATCAAGAGTCCTTAATTGTCGCTGTGATCCAGAGTGCAGGGAAAAGTTATGA